The following is a genomic window from Aristaeella lactis.
AAATCTTCCCCTCAATCGGAGAGTCACAAGAATCACCACCAAGGCCCGATTTTGCATATCGTTTCATGGATTCACTTTGCTCAAAAGATAATGATATCCAAAAATCCTCCAGGCCAAGATAACCAATCATACCTTCGATTCTTTTCTTGCGTATTCTGTCAAACACTCCCATAAAGCACACCTTTGCCTCACCGGTCACTTAATTAGAAGTCATCAAAGGGCTTGATAGCCTTAAATGCCCAAGTCTGGGTTGCCTTATAACGATTTTCGAACCGACCAATAAATTCAATGGGGTTCTGCTGCCGTAAAGGGACATTTTCAAATCCGGTTCGTTCATACTTGATTGAATACAAGCACTCGTCAACCTCGTTGCCTTCTTTGTCTCGCCGAGTAGCAAATCCAGACGTTAATATACGCTTTATTGCGGGAGAAATATCAAATACTCCTGAAGTGATACAGATACCCAAGCCAAAGACCATTTCCGCATATTCCGTCTGAATTGTTGTCCGACTTTTATCTTTTTCTTTCACACCACCATTAGCCAGCCGTGTAATTGCTTGCTTTGGTATTACACTCTCTGGAGGTAGCAGCAAATCTATATACATATTGCCGGTATCAGCCTCATATTCATAATCCACATTGACTTCTACCGGAAGCGTACTGCTTGACAGCCATGTCTCCAAGTGCTTTTTGACATATTCATCCGAACCAGCCATTTTTTCCTTCATTGTGGCACAGGCTTTCTCATATTCTCTGATATAAATAGCATTCTGCGTTTCTGCCTCTTTATTTTGCTGCTGTTCAAATTCCTGTTTTTTCTTCTCCCATTCAGCATGCTGCTTCTGATATTGTAATTCCAAGTTTTCGGCGACGTATTCTGCTCTTAGCTTCTTAACACGCCAGAAGGCTTTTGATGTAACATGAAGACTGGCATAAGTCGTTAAGCTTGTTTCAATTTCATGCCTAGATGGTTCTTTCTGATCAAAGGCTTTTTTCTGATATTCTTTATGGGGAATAGCAGCTAGCTCATGCTCATAATCTTCCATAGTTTTCACGGTAAAAGAATAGTGGTGAATATTAACCAGTTCTGCCAATGCGTTCTCTGCTTCCCGATATTCCTGTTCACCTTTTTCTCGCCATTGGCTAATTAATTGCTCTTTTTGGGCCTTAAAATCTGAGGTTGCCTTCATTTTCTTCAAAAAGAACTCATCTGTAATTACATCGCCATTTTTATCTTCAATCGTTATTTTCCCGCTACCATTGATTTTTATGATCACTGGCTTGTATTGCTCATATCTTCTCAGAAACTCTGGATCATATCCTTTGCCGCGCCCAGAAGAAGATGCCTGTCGCGTTGTTGTTTTGCCCCCACCAATTTTCTCACGCATATAAAGGCCAGTGCCTGGAATACCAGTATTCAGATATGTGCCATTTTTCCCGATATTAATTGATGCGCCTTTAGGTCCAATCGTTGTGCTCATTCCTGATTTAGAGAAATTGATACGAACACCTGGCAAAATCTTAACAGAACGTCTAAATCTCATTCCCATAAACACAACTCCTTTTTAGCATTTTGTTCTTGCGTCTGAGAAAAACCGACACTTTCATCAGTGTCGGTACAGTATTAGTGACAATGCGAACAGGGTGTAAGTCCTTTTCTTAATGCATCAGAAAGCGTCATTGATGTGGCAGTCTTCATTCCAGAGCAATCAGATCTGCTGTGATAAACCTTCCCCTTTTTCGATTTGTATACAGTTTCTTGTTGCTTAGGCCAGTTGGTTATCTTCTCCCATACTTCCTCGGTACATTTTCCGGTTTCTTCTAGTCTATTGTTGATCTGGAAATCCTTTACAGCTTTGATAGTAGCATTATCATACTTTCCTGAAGCCTTTCCAGAAAGATAGCCGTACTGGACAAGAAGTTCCTGTAAAGCAGTAACTTCATCACCCTTACTTCCGCTCTTCAGTTCTGGCACCATTGTTGGTTCTGGAGTCGGACTTGGTGTCGCTGTTGGCTCCTCAGTTATCTTCGGAGTAGCCGTAAGTTCTGAATCTTTCCCCTTGATTCCTGTATCCACAGAAGACAAACTTTTTGTCGCTGTAGTAGCGTTTTTACCACCCTTTCCACCAAAGGCAGCAACAACAATCACGGCCAGAATTAGAATTATGAAGAGTTTCCCTTTCTTCATTTTGTCTGCCCCCAAGCCTATTTTGTTTCTTACCATTATGTATCTTATATCATATAAGAATTCCATTGTAAACACACTAACAGCAACCCACGCATATTTATGCAAGGGTTAACCGGTATCATGGATAGAATTCTTGCAAAACCTTCTTTGTTTGATATAATGAAAAAGTCATACAGCAGTTGAATTTCATGTATTTGGGCGAAGTCATAGATTCCCAAAGATAACAAGAAGAAAAAGTATACATATCATGGATACTGAATCCACAGGAGTGTCAATATGAGTGAGGCGAAAACTGATAGGGTTATAGAACGTAAACTCGATTCTATGAAAAAGCAACTCCTCGATACAGGTAAGCGTAACCGAATGATAAATTATAGAGAAACTAAACGGGCAACGCTTCGTATTGTTACTCCTACCTATAAAGATCTTTTTGATCGCCTTGCCATAAAAGAGGAATCGCTCAGTTTTCAGCATCCGATTGATCAGGATTATGATTTACGTGCATATCATTTTCTTACACTCATGAAAACACTAGGGCATGAAATACCTGTACGCATTGGAGATATAGAAACAAACGTAAGCACGCCATCCGAACAAAAAACAACACTAAGAAATCTCCGTTCAAAAGCACGTCTAGCTCAAGAGGAGCAGGGAACAAATATCCTATATCTTTCGTTTGGGTTCATCAAATGGCGGGAAAAAAACAGCACTACATCCCCTGTTATGGTTTCACCACTTATTATGGTTCCAGCTTCTTTGACAATTAAGGAATTGAATGCTCCTTACATGTTAAACCGGTATGATGATGATATTGTTGTTAACCCAACACTATCATATAAGTTTGAACATGAATTCAATCTGACTCTGCCAGAGTTTGAAGCCTCAGATGAGAATTCTTTGGACAAATACTTTTCAAAAATTGAAAAGATTGTCGACCAAAGAGGATGGCAACTTATCAGAGAAGTCAGCTTGGGATTGGTTTCTTTTCTTAAAATTAGTATGTACTATGATTTGGAAAAAAAGCATGACTGGTTAATGAAGAATCCCAACATCAGGGCTTTATGTGGAGATCCGGATGCTATTCAGTTGCCCGAAGAAGCTGCAAAACTAAACAATCCCGATATGATTAATCCTATAGATCAGTATCAGGTGATTGATGCAGACTCCAGCCAGCAAAAAGCCATTCAGCTATCCAAGATGGGTGTTAGCTTTGTGATGCAGGGCCCACCCGGAACCGGGAAAAGCCAAACAATAACTAATATTATAGCTGAAGCTTTAGCAAGTGGGAAAAAGGTCCTATTTGTATCTGAAAAAGCCGCAGCGCTTGAAGTAGTACTCCGTCGACTGAAAGAAGCTCATATAAGTGATTTCTGCCTGTCCCTTCATGATTATAAAGCTAATAAAAGAGATGTTTTGAAACAAATCGGTGATAATCTGAGAATGAAGAAAATCGCCGTTAAAAACACTGCTACAAATAATCTGGTCCGCTTGGCCAAAAGACGCGATGAGCTTAATACATATGCAAAAGAACTCCATGAAACAATTCAACCATTGAATATTTCATTGTATGAAGCCTTTGGCGAATTGGCGCAATATATTGAGCCGGTTGATTTTGTGTGTGAAATCAAAAACGTGGAAAAAATCTCTGAAATTGATTTTCAGATGATGTCATATAATGTTGGAAGATACATCAGAGCTTTCGAAGAAATGAGCTGTGGCTTCGCAGACAATCCGTGGAGAGGAACATTAGTTAAAACAACCAGCACATTGTACCTTACAGAATTAAAAACAAGAACTAGCAATCTACCCCATAACATTGCCAAAACGGTTGCCATAATGGCTATTCCAATCGGGCCGGATTCATGTCCTGACGCAACATTGGGAGATGTAAAAGAGGAAATTGAAAAGCTATCTCTGACTTTACGTATCCCTATTCATTCATATCAACTTCACTCTATGTCTGTTCCAGCAAGAAAGAAGTTATTACTTGCAGCAAAAACAGCCAGGCTCACGCAAAGTGCTTATCAGGAGACACTTTATGAATGCAAAAAAGTATATGATAATAGCGTCTTCAAAGCACCGTTTGAAAACTGGTTAATGAAATTCAATCAATATCTACAGATAATAAAATGCTATTCTGGCTGGTTCTATTCTTCAGATGAAATGATTCTCAATCAATTGGATGCGATTGTTGAGAAAGCAAAAAAAGTTGATATTCGTATACAACCGATTTTAAGAGACATTAAAACATTTCGTAGCGTTGCTGCTCTTTCAACAGAAGATGATGATATTTCGTTGCATGAAGCAGCGTCTTTCCTGAATAGGTTAAACAAGATACTGGATATTTCTTCTCCGTTTATTCCTTGTTGGCTAAATGCCAAAGAAGTGGAGGAAGCAAAGACACTGTTGATGGGTGCAGCAGATGCTGTACAAAAGCAAAATGCAACAGGAAACGAAATAGAGAAGCATTGGCTCTCAGGCGTGTTGCAATATGAATCTAAAGCATTGCAAAACAAATGTCTGTCCGTCATTTCAACTATCAGAAATCGAAAAATGGGTATTTTGCTAAAAGGAAACGTAGCTGAGGAACTAGAAAAAACAGCAGATGAGGCCAGGCAGACCCAGAGAAAATTGGAACAGTATACTGAAGCAGCAAACCAGGTCATGAAATGTTTCAATTTTGATATGGTGGATACATGGAAACAAATGGAATTCGCAAAGGAACTAGCACAGCTAGTTTCTGAATCATCGA
Proteins encoded in this region:
- a CDS encoding DUF4236 domain-containing protein is translated as MGMRFRRSVKILPGVRINFSKSGMSTTIGPKGASINIGKNGTYLNTGIPGTGLYMREKIGGGKTTTRQASSSGRGKGYDPEFLRRYEQYKPVIIKINGSGKITIEDKNGDVITDEFFLKKMKATSDFKAQKEQLISQWREKGEQEYREAENALAELVNIHHYSFTVKTMEDYEHELAAIPHKEYQKKAFDQKEPSRHEIETSLTTYASLHVTSKAFWRVKKLRAEYVAENLELQYQKQHAEWEKKKQEFEQQQNKEAETQNAIYIREYEKACATMKEKMAGSDEYVKKHLETWLSSSTLPVEVNVDYEYEADTGNMYIDLLLPPESVIPKQAITRLANGGVKEKDKSRTTIQTEYAEMVFGLGICITSGVFDISPAIKRILTSGFATRRDKEGNEVDECLYSIKYERTGFENVPLRQQNPIEFIGRFENRYKATQTWAFKAIKPFDDF
- a CDS encoding peptidoglycan-binding domain-containing protein — encoded protein: MEFLYDIRYIMVRNKIGLGADKMKKGKLFIILILAVIVVAAFGGKGGKNATTATKSLSSVDTGIKGKDSELTATPKITEEPTATPSPTPEPTMVPELKSGSKGDEVTALQELLVQYGYLSGKASGKYDNATIKAVKDFQINNRLEETGKCTEEVWEKITNWPKQQETVYKSKKGKVYHSRSDCSGMKTATSMTLSDALRKGLTPCSHCH